Proteins co-encoded in one Scylla paramamosain isolate STU-SP2022 chromosome 43, ASM3559412v1, whole genome shotgun sequence genomic window:
- the LOC135093734 gene encoding uncharacterized protein LOC135093734, producing the protein MEGLTRVWALRVLLLLALCGALGAGLRVSGVRVPPVVVSGSAVDLTCHYHHSTDRPDPLYSIKWYRDVNQFYEYIPRRDPPIRVYPLPHIHVDRARSSQATVALKGVTRETSGSFRCEVMGDKPFFETDDHAVNMTVVDVPSWGPEVWGAATGARVRPGEVVAVRCLMGPSDPPADVSWTVNGEAAPPEAVDLRPLARGPRGRLAQASELRVTATEEWLARGAMTLTCHAQVSSVYHATANVTLVHSDWPQPAEFGWFSAAPAAPQQSLLLCLLLLLLLLSAVTPL; encoded by the exons atggagggccTGACGCGGGTGTGGGCCCTCAGAGTCCTCCTCCTGCTAGCCTTGTGTGGCGCCCTGG GCGCCGGGCTGCGTGTGTCTGGCGTGCGCGTGCCGCCCGTGGTGGTGTCGGGCTCCGCGGTGGACCTCacctgccactaccaccacagcacGGACCGCCCCGACCCGCTCTACTCAATCAAGTGGTACCGTGACGTGAACCAGTTTTATGAGTACATTCCAAGACGAGACCCGCCCATCAGGGTGTACCCGCTGCCCCACATCCACGTGGac CGCGCGCGCAGCTCGCAGGCGACGGTGGCGCTGAAGGGCGTGACGCGGGAGACGTCGGGCAGCTTCCGGTGCGAGGTGATGGGCGACAAGCCTTTCTTTGAGACGGACGATCACGCGGTGAACATGACggtggtgg ACGTGCCATCGTGGGGCCCCGAGGTCTGGGGCGCCGCCACGGGGGCGCGGGTGCGGCCCGGCGAGGTGGTGGCCGTGCGCTGCCTCATGGGGCCCTCAGACCCGCCGGCGGACGTGAGCTGGACTGTCAACGGCGAGGCGGCGCCGCCCGAGGCGGTGGACCTGCGCCCCCTGGCGCGGGGGCCGCGGGGGCGCCTAGCCCAGGCGtcg GAGCTGCGCGTCACGGCGACGGAGGAGTGGCTGGCGCGCGGCGCCATGACCCTCACCTGCCACGCCCAAGTGTCCTCCGTATACCACGCTACCGCCAACGTGACGCTCGTCCACTCCGACTGGCCGCAGCCCGCGGAGTTCGGCTGGTTCTCGGCAG cGCCCGCCGCCCCCCAACAGTCCCTGCTGCTGTGtctcctgctgctgttactcCTGCTCTCCGCTGTGACGCCGCTGTGA